From a region of the Leucoraja erinacea ecotype New England chromosome 6, Leri_hhj_1, whole genome shotgun sequence genome:
- the LOC129698337 gene encoding sialidase-3-like: MATDSLSSAFTLFESIQPGPVYRIPSLLYLNSHQVFLAFAEKRTSSSDVDAKILVLRRGKFQDGSVEWDESVELSTAVKSGYRSMNPCPVYERMKQVVYLFFNCVEEGVNECSQVLWGRNAARLCYVTSQDAGLTWGQVTDLTESVIGEEVRHWGTFSVSPGHGIQRVCGTLIVPAYAYIIRNRCCLIPPGFFTKPRTFYLYSEDGGERWSVGEPVSRCGTGESEMAEITVSYGNRVLYCNARTVGRPLSCRRPSRVEAVSLEPGRFEIVHSARQLPESDSGCQGSVLSFSCPASDRLSWLLYAHPVGSGKDRWWRHCRNRTNLAFYLNRRPLEQRHWEGPWVVQPGPSGYSDLAYLDQASTFACLHECGDRQPNERIDFRLFSIDDVLRNI, from the exons ATGGCGACTGACAGCCTCTCCAGTGCCTTCACTTTGTTTGAGAGCATCCAGCCTGGTCCCGTGTACcgcatcccctctctcctctacctCAACAGCCACCAGGTCTTCCTGGCGTTTGCAGAGAAACGAACATCATCCTCCGATGTGGACGCCAAGATTCTGGTTTTACGGAGAGGGAAGTTTCAAGATGGATCTGTGGAG TGGGACGAGTCAGTGGAGCTGAGTACTGCTGTGAAGAGCGGTTACCGTTCGATGAATCCTTGCCCTGTGTACGAGCGGATGAAGCAAGTGGTCTACCTCTTCTTTAACTGCGTGGAGGAGGGGGTGAACGAGTGCAGCCAGGTGCTGTGGGGCAGGAACGCGGCCAGGCTGTGCTACGTGACGAGCCAGGACGCGGGGCTCACCTGGGGCCAGGTGACCGACCTGACGGAGAGTGTGATCGGCGAGGAGGTGCGGCATTGGGGCACCTTCTCCGTCAGCCCCGGCCACGGCATCCAGCGGGTGTGCGGCACGCTGATAGTGCCAGCCTACGCCTACATCATCCGCAATCGGTGCTGCCTGATACCGCCCGGCTTCTTCACCAAACCCCGCACCTTTTACCTGTACAGCGAGGACGGAGGTGAGCGCTGGAGTGTGGGCGAGCCAGTATCGCGGTGCGGGACCGGGGAGAGCGAGATGGCGGAGATCACCGTGTCGTACGGTAACCGGGTGCTGTACTGTAACGCTCGGACCGTCGGCAGGCCCCTGTCGTGCCGCCGCCCGTCGCGAGTGGAAGCGGTCAGTTTGGAGCCCGGGCGATTCGAGATCGTTCACTCGGCCCGGCAGCTGCCCGAGAGCGACAGCGGCTGCCAGGGCAGTGTGCTCAGCTTCAGCTGCCCCGCCAGCGACCGGCTCTCCTGGCTCCTGTACGCCCACCCCGTCGGCAGCGGCAAGGACCGGTGGTGGAGACACTGCCGTAACCGCACCAACCTGGCCTTTTACCTGAACCGCAGGCCCCTGGAGCAGCGCCACTGGGAGGGGCCCTGGGTAGTCCAGCCGGGGCCCAGCGGCTACTCAGACCTGGCCTACCTGGACCAGGCATCAACCTTCGCCTGCCTGCATGAGTGCGGTGATCGGCAACCCAACGAGAGGATCGACTTCCGTCTCTTCAGCATCGACGACGTGCTGAGGAACATCTAG